From the genome of Streptomyces sp. NBC_01116, one region includes:
- a CDS encoding alpha/beta fold hydrolase gives MSLFVDDPTRLGTTRLADGRVLGWAEWGPRDGLPVLLSPGAATSRWLGIGAGAVETEGVRLVSVDRPGLGVSTPAPDRTFADFVDDVSELTGLLGLGPLPAMLGNSQGAPFALACAAAGVVSALALVSPADEVADPEVSAALPDDLRGLVARVAEDPVGAEKMFAGFDADAMRRMVLAGSPACDLVVYEDPGFAAAYGRALDEAFSQGAAAGYARDTVLAMGRWPIDLGAITVPVEVWYGEEDVSHSPDLGRRLVSRIPGARRTVVPGVGGALLWATAEPILASLAETVRPDEPPERDWREELDRRAVRGRRPGVVRRGGRG, from the coding sequence ATGAGTTTGTTCGTCGATGATCCCACCCGTCTCGGAACCACCCGCCTCGCCGACGGGAGGGTGCTCGGCTGGGCCGAGTGGGGGCCGCGGGACGGGCTGCCCGTCCTGCTCTCGCCCGGCGCCGCGACCAGCCGCTGGCTCGGGATCGGGGCGGGGGCCGTCGAGACGGAGGGCGTGCGGCTGGTCTCGGTGGACCGCCCCGGGCTCGGGGTCTCCACGCCCGCGCCCGACCGGACCTTCGCCGACTTCGTCGACGACGTGTCGGAGTTGACCGGGCTGCTCGGACTGGGCCCGCTTCCGGCCATGCTCGGGAACTCCCAGGGCGCGCCCTTCGCCCTCGCCTGCGCGGCGGCGGGCGTCGTCTCCGCGCTCGCGCTCGTCTCGCCCGCCGACGAGGTCGCGGACCCCGAGGTCTCCGCCGCGCTGCCGGACGATCTGCGGGGCCTGGTCGCGCGGGTGGCGGAGGACCCGGTCGGGGCGGAGAAGATGTTCGCCGGGTTCGACGCGGACGCGATGCGGCGGATGGTTCTGGCCGGAAGCCCGGCGTGCGACCTGGTCGTCTACGAGGACCCCGGTTTCGCCGCCGCCTACGGTCGGGCGCTCGACGAGGCGTTCTCCCAGGGTGCGGCGGCCGGGTACGCCCGGGACACCGTGCTCGCCATGGGGCGTTGGCCCATCGACCTCGGCGCGATCACCGTCCCGGTCGAGGTCTGGTACGGCGAGGAGGACGTCTCGCACTCGCCCGACCTCGGCCGCCGGCTCGTCTCCCGTATCCCCGGGGCGCGGCGCACGGTCGTGCCGGGGGTCGGCGGCGCCCTGCTCTGGGCCACCGCCGAGCCGATCCTCGCGTCGCTGGCCGAGACCGTGCGGCCGGACGAGCCGCCCGAGCGGGACTGGCGGGAGGAGCTGGACCGGAGGGCCGTACGGGGGAGACGGCCGGGGGTCGTGCGGCGGGGCGGGCGCGGCTAG
- a CDS encoding DUF4253 domain-containing protein — translation MATLPNPLPSLATSGLDLPPGSLVDATLDGTWHEPLLWYADGPPADLRGWSRLRAAGRRLGLLPVLVTGGRRGQWPEEWDLHPEGTSYPGDHDADEVLAGYWTEYADDEVGAGTAAGENAGPGTDGSEGPGSWPGLAPAPAREAAEDPDTVAAGLAGVIAADADTWHGGARMALVPARRSADIPAAIGWSGPMNHENDVARLCAVLRSWEDRYDARVVLLGFDTMIVSVGRPPATIEEARALAAEHYAFCPDNIDQSPPYDLDAYAEKSVLNQEAWSFWWD, via the coding sequence ATGGCGACGCTCCCCAATCCACTCCCCTCCCTGGCCACTTCCGGCCTGGACCTCCCGCCCGGCTCCCTGGTGGACGCCACGCTGGACGGCACCTGGCACGAGCCACTGCTCTGGTACGCGGACGGCCCACCGGCCGACCTGCGCGGCTGGTCGAGGCTGCGAGCGGCCGGGCGGCGGCTCGGGCTGCTGCCCGTGCTGGTCACGGGTGGCCGGCGCGGCCAGTGGCCCGAGGAGTGGGACCTCCACCCGGAGGGCACGTCGTATCCCGGCGACCACGACGCCGACGAGGTCCTCGCGGGCTACTGGACGGAGTACGCGGACGACGAGGTGGGCGCCGGCACAGCGGCCGGGGAGAACGCCGGACCGGGTACGGACGGCTCCGAGGGCCCCGGCTCCTGGCCCGGCCTCGCGCCCGCCCCCGCCCGGGAGGCGGCCGAGGACCCGGACACGGTGGCCGCGGGGCTCGCGGGCGTGATCGCCGCCGACGCGGACACGTGGCACGGCGGGGCCCGCATGGCCCTCGTCCCGGCCCGCCGCAGCGCCGACATACCGGCGGCGATCGGCTGGTCGGGCCCGATGAACCACGAGAACGACGTGGCCCGGCTCTGCGCGGTGCTCCGCTCCTGGGAGGACCGGTACGACGCCCGGGTCGTGCTGCTCGGCTTCGACACGATGATCGTCTCGGTGGGCCGCCCGCCCGCCACGATCGAGGAGGCCCGCGCCCTGGCCGCCGAGCACTACGCGTTCTGCCCGGACAACATCGACCAGTCCCCGCCGTACGACCTCGACGCCTACGCCGAGAAGTCCGTGCTCAACCAGGAAGCGTGGTCGTTCTGGTGGGACTAG